One part of the Pristis pectinata isolate sPriPec2 chromosome 15, sPriPec2.1.pri, whole genome shotgun sequence genome encodes these proteins:
- the pex26 gene encoding peroxisome assembly protein 26, translating into MRGCGPLVLGRWAPEPGRALLPCPGLEWLERAAHLLQVQRDFSGALAACERGLEWLGPEPGEPGSTARAADIRCSLCAMGLQALAEQRQWRQAWDWLLQQYGSPDRVPARLLQMCIILYSKAGEPGRIQQAVCSWLKGRASTGAPGSVGLVLELYILHVLLPLGLYAEAEKEIQDTTVLTEQQKESARQVVLQRRSKVPEQQSVDGRSQVPAECSKRRHSAHYTTRHMFKFIQQVLGLCRRSLRLVSLRKLLLAVFVAYLLIIRLDPASPATLSCLTSLRHFLRSAWYTMFSPYYKARVGM; encoded by the exons ATGAGGGGCTGCGGGCCGCTGGTGCTGGGCCGCTGGGCGCCGGAGCCCGGCCGCGCCCTGCTCCCGTGCCCCGGCCTGGAGTGGCTGGAGCGGGCCGCACACCTGCTGCAGGTGCAGCGCGACTTCTCGGGGGCGCTGGCGGCCTGTGAACGCGGCCTGGAGTGGCTGGGCCCGGAGCCCGGGGAGCccggcag CACAGCCCGGGCCGCTGACATCAGGTGCTCCCTGTGCGCGATGGGGCTGCAGGCGCTGGCAGAGCAGCGGCAGTGGCGCCAGGCCTGGGACTGGCTGCTGCAGCAGTATGGCAGCCCCGACCGAGTCCCCGCCAGGCTGCTCCAGATGTG CATCATCCTGTACAGCAAGGCTGGAGAGCCAGGCCGAATCCAGCAGGCCGTCTGCAGCTGGCTGAAGGGCAGAGCCAGCACGGGTGCCCCCGGCAGTGTGGGGCTGGTGTTAGAGCTGTACATACTGCATGTGCTGCTGCCACTTGGTCTTTACGCAGAGGCGGAGAAGGAGATCCAGGACACTACCGTGCTGACAGAGCAACAGAAGGAATCGGCACGACAGGTCGTTCTGCAAAGGAGGTCCAAGGTGCCGGAGCAACAATCGGTGGACGGGAGGAGCCAGGTTCCGGCAGAATGCAGCAAGCGCAGGCACTCAG CACACTACACCACACGTCACATGTTCAAGTTCATTCAGCAAGTGCTTGGGTTGTGTCGTAGAAGTCTGCGTTTGGTATCTCTTCGCAAGCTGCTCCTGGCTGTGTTCGTGGCCTATCTGCTGATCATCAGGCTGGACCCTG CCTCTCCAGCTACCTTGTCCTGTTTAACCAGCCTCCGGCACTTTCTCAGGTCCGCGTGGTACACTATGTTTTCCCCTTACTACAAGGCCAGGGTTGGCATGTGA